One window of Xanthomonas sp. 10-10 genomic DNA carries:
- a CDS encoding aldehyde dehydrogenase (NADP(+)), protein MHTIQGQSLIGQRDVRGAGAEFHAVDAASGAALQPAFGSVSAQDLEQACALAQAAFDRYRETTLDARAVFLETIAEQILALGDALIERAMHESGLPRPRLEGERGRTVGQLRLFANVVREGSWLQARIDPALPQRTPLPRADLRQRHIALGPVAVFGASNFPLAFSVAGGDTASALAAGCPVVVKAHGAHPGTSELVGRAIQAAVAQCGLPEGVFSLLFDAGIEIGAQLVADARIKAVGFTGSRAGGMALVKIAAARREPIPVYAEMSAINPVYLLPQALQARASDLGKAFVGSLTLGSGQFCTNPGLLLAIDSPALDAFVASATQTLQAVSPAAMLTAGIGQAYAQGVQRLAAHPQVSTLARGGAAEAGRCPAALFGTDADAFLADEALQAEVFGASSLLVRCRDIEQLRALSEHLEGQLTATLHMEAGDTELAAALLPVLERKAGRILVNDWPTGVEVCHAMVHGGPFPATSDSRSTSVGTLAIDRFLRPVCYQDLPPALLPATVAHDNPLGLWRRVDGVLGHD, encoded by the coding sequence ATGCACACCATCCAGGGCCAATCGCTGATCGGGCAGCGCGACGTGCGCGGCGCCGGGGCGGAATTTCATGCGGTGGATGCGGCCAGCGGCGCGGCATTGCAGCCGGCATTCGGCTCGGTGAGCGCACAGGATCTGGAACAGGCCTGCGCGTTGGCGCAGGCGGCGTTCGATCGTTACCGCGAAACGACGCTGGACGCGCGCGCAGTCTTCCTGGAAACCATCGCCGAGCAGATCCTGGCACTGGGCGATGCCTTGATCGAACGCGCCATGCACGAAAGCGGCCTGCCGCGCCCGCGCCTGGAAGGCGAGCGGGGACGCACGGTGGGGCAGCTGCGCCTGTTCGCCAACGTGGTGCGCGAAGGAAGCTGGCTGCAGGCGCGCATCGACCCGGCGCTGCCGCAACGCACGCCCTTGCCGCGCGCGGATCTGCGTCAGCGGCATATCGCGCTGGGGCCGGTGGCGGTGTTCGGTGCCAGTAATTTCCCGCTGGCATTCTCGGTGGCCGGTGGCGATACCGCCTCGGCACTGGCGGCCGGCTGCCCGGTGGTGGTCAAGGCGCACGGCGCGCATCCGGGCACTTCGGAATTGGTGGGCCGTGCGATCCAGGCCGCGGTGGCGCAATGCGGCCTGCCCGAGGGCGTGTTCTCGCTGCTGTTCGATGCCGGCATCGAGATCGGCGCGCAACTGGTGGCCGACGCACGCATCAAGGCGGTGGGTTTCACCGGCTCGCGTGCCGGCGGCATGGCGCTGGTCAAGATTGCCGCCGCACGCCGCGAACCGATTCCGGTGTATGCGGAGATGAGCGCGATCAATCCGGTGTATCTGTTGCCGCAAGCGCTGCAGGCACGCGCGTCCGACCTGGGCAAGGCGTTCGTCGGCTCGCTCACCCTGGGCAGCGGGCAGTTCTGCACCAATCCCGGCTTGCTGCTGGCGATCGATTCGCCGGCGCTGGATGCGTTTGTCGCCTCCGCAACGCAAACGCTGCAGGCGGTGTCGCCGGCAGCGATGCTCACCGCAGGCATTGGCCAGGCCTACGCGCAAGGCGTGCAGCGTCTGGCCGCGCATCCGCAGGTCAGCACGCTGGCACGCGGCGGCGCGGCGGAAGCCGGGCGCTGCCCGGCGGCGTTGTTCGGCACCGACGCCGATGCATTCCTGGCCGATGAAGCGCTGCAGGCCGAAGTCTTCGGCGCCTCGTCGCTGCTGGTGCGTTGCAGGGACATCGAACAGCTGCGCGCGCTGAGCGAGCACCTGGAAGGCCAGCTCACCGCCACCTTGCACATGGAGGCCGGCGATACCGAACTGGCCGCCGCATTGCTGCCGGTGCTGGAGCGCAAGGCCGGGCGCATCCTGGTCAACGACTGGCCCACCGGCGTGGAAGTCTGCCACGCGATGGTGCACGGCGGCCCGTTCCCGGCCACCTCCGACAGCCGCAGCACCTCGGTCGGCACGCTGGCGATCGATCGCTTCCTGCGCCCGGTCTGCTATCAGGATCTGCCGCCGGCGCTGTTGCCTGCCACCGTCGCGCACGACAACCCGCTCGGGCTGTGGCGACGCGTGGATGGCGTGCTGGGACACGACTGA
- the gudD gene encoding glucarate dehydratase has translation MTIHTAPASIGATPRITDIRVVPVAGQDSMLLNLSGAHAPYFTRNVLVLRDSSGRTGVGEVPGGAAIAGLLQEAAPLIRDRSIAEYQRILNQVRTAFADRDSAGRGLQTFDLRITIHAVTAIESALLDLLGQFLDQPVAALLGEGQQRSAVDVLGYLFFIGDRRKTALDYRDGSGARDDWEAVRDQEALTPASVVRLAEAAYEKYGFRDFKLKGGVLRGEEEIEAIHALHARFPQARITLDPNGAWSLDQAIALCRDMHGVMAYAEDPCGAQDGYSGREIMAEFRRATGLPTATNMIATDWRQMGHAIQLQSVDIPLADPHFWTLQGSVRVAQLCRDCGLTWGSHSNNHFDISLAMFTHVAAAAPGQVTAIDTHWIWQDGQRLTHDPLQIVGGQIQVPARPGLGVELDMDALEAAHRTYQSLSLGARDDAAAMQALIPNWTFDNKRPCLVR, from the coding sequence ATGACTATCCACACCGCACCTGCAAGCATCGGCGCCACGCCGCGCATCACCGACATCCGCGTGGTGCCTGTCGCCGGGCAGGACAGCATGCTGCTCAACCTCAGTGGCGCGCACGCGCCCTACTTCACCCGCAATGTGCTGGTGCTGCGCGATTCGTCCGGACGCACCGGCGTGGGCGAAGTGCCTGGCGGCGCGGCGATCGCCGGCTTGCTGCAGGAAGCCGCGCCGCTCATTCGCGACCGCTCCATCGCCGAGTATCAGCGCATCCTCAATCAGGTGCGCACCGCCTTTGCCGACCGCGACAGCGCCGGCCGTGGCCTGCAGACCTTCGATCTGCGCATCACCATCCATGCGGTGACGGCCATCGAATCGGCGTTGCTGGATCTGCTCGGGCAATTCCTCGACCAGCCTGTCGCTGCCTTGCTCGGTGAAGGCCAGCAACGCAGCGCCGTGGATGTGCTGGGCTATCTGTTTTTCATCGGCGACCGGCGCAAGACTGCGCTCGACTACCGCGACGGCAGCGGTGCCCGCGATGACTGGGAGGCTGTGCGCGACCAGGAAGCCTTGACGCCGGCATCGGTGGTGCGGCTGGCCGAAGCGGCCTACGAAAAATACGGCTTCCGCGATTTCAAGCTCAAGGGCGGCGTGCTGCGCGGCGAGGAGGAGATCGAGGCGATCCATGCGTTGCACGCGCGGTTTCCGCAGGCGCGCATCACCCTCGACCCCAATGGTGCGTGGTCGCTGGATCAGGCCATCGCCCTGTGCCGCGACATGCATGGAGTGATGGCCTATGCCGAAGACCCGTGTGGTGCGCAGGATGGCTATTCCGGGCGCGAGATCATGGCCGAATTCCGTCGCGCCACCGGCCTGCCGACCGCCACCAACATGATCGCCACCGACTGGCGGCAGATGGGCCATGCCATCCAGTTGCAGTCGGTGGATATCCCGCTGGCCGACCCGCATTTCTGGACGTTGCAGGGCTCGGTGCGGGTGGCGCAACTGTGTCGCGACTGCGGCCTGACCTGGGGCTCGCATTCCAACAACCATTTCGATATTTCGCTGGCGATGTTCACCCATGTCGCGGCTGCAGCGCCGGGGCAGGTGACCGCCATCGACACGCACTGGATCTGGCAGGACGGCCAACGCCTGACTCACGACCCACTGCAGATCGTCGGCGGCCAGATCCAGGTGCCGGCAAGGCCGGGCCTGGGTGTGGAGCTGGACATGGACGCGCTGGAGGCCGCGCATCGCACCTACCAAAGCCTGAGCCTGGGCGCGCGCGATGACGCCGCCGCGATGCAGGCGCTGATCCCCAACTGGACCTTCGACAACAAGCGGCCCTGCCTGGTGCGCTGA
- a CDS encoding LysR family transcriptional regulator, with amino-acid sequence MFDLQQLRCFVAVADELHFRRAAERLNMTQPPLSRQIQLLEHSVGTALLERNSRHVRLTQAGRSLLAEARAILRMAENAGLRARRIGTGDAGSVSVGFTAGASYRFLPEAIARWRRQAPDVDLQLKEMVSLAQLDALDAGRLDIGLLRPPIQRQGLHSRCVAREPLIAALPEDSPLAHRDSLRLQDFHGQPLVNYAPDEARYFYDLLAQLFGVRGIAPRSVQYVSQIHSVLALVRGGMGMALVPEGASGLRYAGIVYLPLRDEAPATPVELHLVWKQDNDNPALRRLIA; translated from the coding sequence ATGTTCGATCTGCAGCAACTGCGTTGCTTTGTCGCCGTCGCCGACGAACTGCACTTCCGTCGCGCCGCCGAGCGCCTGAACATGACCCAGCCGCCGCTCAGCCGGCAGATCCAGCTGCTGGAGCACAGCGTCGGCACCGCGCTGCTGGAGCGCAACAGCCGGCATGTGCGGCTGACCCAGGCCGGGCGCAGCTTGCTGGCCGAAGCGCGCGCGATCCTGCGCATGGCCGAGAACGCCGGCCTGCGCGCGCGCCGCATCGGCACCGGCGATGCCGGCAGCGTGTCGGTGGGGTTCACCGCCGGTGCCAGTTACCGCTTCCTGCCCGAGGCCATCGCGCGCTGGCGCAGGCAGGCACCGGATGTGGACCTGCAGCTGAAGGAAATGGTCAGCCTGGCGCAACTGGACGCGCTGGATGCAGGCCGGCTGGATATCGGCCTGCTGCGCCCGCCGATCCAGCGCCAGGGCCTGCACAGCCGCTGCGTGGCACGCGAACCGCTGATCGCCGCGTTGCCGGAAGACTCGCCGCTGGCGCACCGCGACAGCCTGCGTCTGCAGGATTTCCACGGCCAGCCGCTGGTCAATTACGCACCGGACGAGGCGCGTTATTTCTACGATCTGCTGGCGCAGTTGTTCGGTGTGCGCGGCATCGCGCCGCGCTCGGTGCAGTACGTCAGCCAGATTCATTCGGTGCTGGCGCTGGTACGCGGCGGCATGGGCATGGCGCTGGTACCCGAAGGCGCCAGCGGCCTGCGTTACGCCGGCATCGTGTACCTGCCGCTGCGCGATGAGGCGCCGGCCACGCCGGTGGAATTGCATCTGGTATGGAAGCAGGACAACGACAACCCTGCACTGCGCCGTTTGATCGCCTGA
- the garD gene encoding galactarate dehydratase, protein MSATQQSTRWLSIRAHARDNVAIVVNDDGAPAGATFPDGLTAIEHIPQGHKMALRDLAAGAPVIRLGAVIGTANADIARGAWVSEQLLAMPEAPDLSALDLSLQPAPAPEPLQGYTFQGYRNRDGSVGTRNILGIMTSVQCVVGVLGHAVERIRTELLPNYPNVDDVVAINHVYGCGVAITAPEAIIPIRTLRNIARSPNFGGQALIVGLGCEKLAPERLLPDDASADDSGVYRLQEASLGFADMVGSIMAMAEARLRHLDLRRRETVPASELVVGMQCGGSDAFSGVTANPGLGVAADLLVRAGATVMFSENTEVRDGIHLLVPRAANADVAKALVREMAWYDAYLARGQADRSANTTPGNKKGGLANIVEKAMGSIAKSGSSAINGVVPPGERVKGRGLQYCATPASDFVCGTLQVAAGMNLHVFTTGRGTPYGLGMVPVIKVATRSELAQRWSDLMDIDAGGVATGAKTLEQLGWELFQRYLDVASGQRTWTEQHRLHNDLALFNPAPIT, encoded by the coding sequence ATGTCCGCAACCCAGCAATCCACCCGTTGGCTGAGCATCCGCGCCCATGCGCGCGACAACGTCGCCATCGTCGTCAACGATGACGGCGCGCCGGCCGGCGCCACTTTTCCGGATGGGCTCACCGCCATCGAACACATTCCGCAGGGTCACAAGATGGCGCTGCGCGACCTGGCCGCCGGCGCGCCGGTGATCCGCCTGGGCGCGGTGATCGGCACCGCCAATGCCGATATCGCACGCGGCGCCTGGGTGAGCGAGCAACTGCTGGCGATGCCCGAAGCGCCCGATCTGAGCGCGCTGGATCTGTCGCTGCAGCCGGCACCCGCACCCGAGCCCCTGCAGGGCTACACCTTCCAGGGCTATCGCAACCGCGACGGCAGTGTCGGCACGCGCAACATCCTGGGCATCATGACCAGCGTGCAGTGCGTGGTGGGCGTGCTCGGCCATGCGGTGGAGCGCATCCGCACCGAGTTGCTGCCCAACTATCCCAATGTCGACGATGTGGTTGCGATCAATCACGTCTACGGTTGCGGCGTGGCAATCACCGCGCCGGAGGCCATCATCCCCATCCGCACGCTGCGCAACATCGCGCGCAGCCCCAACTTCGGCGGGCAGGCGCTGATCGTGGGCCTGGGCTGCGAAAAACTCGCGCCCGAGCGCCTGCTGCCCGACGATGCCAGCGCCGACGACAGCGGCGTGTATCGCCTGCAGGAAGCCAGCCTGGGCTTTGCCGACATGGTGGGCTCGATCATGGCTATGGCCGAAGCGCGCCTGCGCCATCTGGACCTGCGTCGCCGCGAAACCGTGCCGGCCAGCGAGCTGGTGGTGGGTATGCAATGCGGCGGCAGCGATGCGTTTTCCGGTGTCACCGCCAACCCGGGCCTGGGCGTGGCCGCCGACCTGCTGGTACGCGCCGGTGCCACGGTGATGTTTTCGGAAAACACCGAAGTGCGCGATGGCATCCACCTGCTGGTGCCGCGCGCGGCCAATGCCGATGTCGCCAAGGCGCTGGTGCGCGAAATGGCCTGGTACGACGCCTACCTGGCGCGCGGCCAGGCCGACCGCAGCGCCAACACCACCCCGGGCAACAAGAAGGGCGGGCTGGCCAACATCGTGGAGAAGGCGATGGGTTCGATCGCCAAGTCCGGCTCCTCGGCGATCAACGGTGTGGTGCCGCCCGGCGAGCGGGTCAAGGGGCGCGGGCTGCAGTATTGCGCCACCCCGGCCAGCGATTTCGTCTGCGGCACCTTGCAGGTTGCGGCGGGCATGAACCTGCACGTGTTCACCACCGGGCGCGGAACGCCCTACGGCCTGGGCATGGTGCCGGTGATCAAGGTGGCCACCCGCAGCGAATTGGCGCAACGCTGGTCCGACCTGATGGACATCGATGCCGGCGGCGTGGCGACCGGCGCCAAGACGCTGGAGCAATTGGGTTGGGAGTTGTTTCAGCGCTATCTGGACGTGGCCAGCGGCCAGCGCACCTGGACCGAGCAGCACCGCCTGCACAACGATCTGGCGTTGTTCAATCCGGCGCCGATTACCTAG
- a CDS encoding OprD family porin: MKSMMAISGAALLAVGAAGRARAQPPDEGFWNGATAEVTALNFYYNRDFRSGEGQGKRAEWAQGFVVDARSGYTRGAVGAGLDLLGIGDFKLDGVRAEGGTGLLPNNDDGTAQHALMRVAPTLKLRASQTEVKWGSFIPNEPLVRASITRIMPETFQGVTLESKDVPKLDLLLARFTSAWYRDGDSRVPITLTNKNRRFLGTPDSDALNLLSATYSVVPGTQLRYQGAVMEDIYRQQLYNLIQTHAFGKDQLRVDLRYFRTDDIGQSRAGPIDNRMFSSMLSWRTGGHEFGAGYQRLSGPSAMPWPGGTDGNVFNWTFINDFLERGERSWQLRYSIDGKSIGIPGLSVMARYISGDHAQPATYAGEGREWARDILTTYQFQSERFKHLSVIWFNGTFRSNYQRNVDENRLILQYRRQFDSPDR; encoded by the coding sequence ATGAAAAGCATGATGGCAATCAGCGGCGCTGCGCTGCTGGCGGTCGGCGCGGCCGGGCGTGCGCGTGCGCAACCACCCGATGAGGGGTTCTGGAATGGCGCAACGGCCGAGGTCACCGCGCTCAACTTCTATTACAACCGCGATTTCCGCAGCGGCGAAGGGCAGGGCAAGCGTGCCGAGTGGGCGCAGGGGTTCGTGGTCGATGCCCGTAGCGGCTATACCCGCGGGGCGGTCGGCGCGGGCCTGGATCTGCTGGGTATCGGCGATTTCAAGCTCGATGGCGTGCGCGCCGAAGGCGGCACCGGCCTGTTGCCCAACAACGACGACGGTACTGCGCAACATGCGCTGATGCGGGTGGCACCCACGCTCAAGCTGCGCGCCTCGCAAACCGAAGTGAAGTGGGGCAGCTTCATTCCCAACGAGCCGCTGGTGCGCGCCAGCATCACCCGCATCATGCCGGAGACATTTCAGGGCGTGACCCTGGAATCCAAGGACGTGCCCAAGCTCGATCTGCTGCTCGCGCGCTTCACCAGCGCCTGGTACCGCGACGGCGATTCGCGCGTGCCCATCACCTTGACCAACAAGAACCGTCGTTTTTTAGGCACGCCGGATTCGGATGCGTTGAACCTGCTCTCGGCAACCTACAGCGTCGTGCCCGGCACGCAACTGCGCTATCAGGGCGCGGTGATGGAAGACATCTACCGGCAGCAGCTCTACAACCTGATCCAGACGCATGCCTTCGGCAAGGACCAGCTGCGTGTGGATCTGCGTTATTTCCGCACCGATGACATCGGCCAGTCGCGTGCCGGGCCGATCGACAACCGCATGTTCAGCAGCATGCTGTCCTGGCGCACGGGTGGGCACGAATTCGGCGCCGGCTATCAACGCCTGTCCGGCCCCAGCGCCATGCCCTGGCCGGGCGGCACCGACGGCAATGTCTTCAACTGGACCTTCATCAACGACTTTCTCGAACGCGGCGAGCGCAGCTGGCAGCTGCGTTACAGCATCGATGGCAAGAGCATCGGCATTCCCGGCCTCAGCGTGATGGCGCGCTACATCAGCGGCGACCATGCGCAGCCGGCCACCTATGCCGGCGAAGGCCGCGAGTGGGCCCGCGATATCTTGACCACCTATCAATTCCAGAGCGAGCGCTTCAAGCACTTGAGCGTCATCTGGTTCAACGGCACCTTTCGCTCCAATTACCAGCGCAATGTCGATGAAAACCGCTTGATCCTGCAGTACCGCCGTCAGTTCGACAGCCCCGACCGGTAA
- the kdgD gene encoding 5-dehydro-4-deoxyglucarate dehydratase, whose protein sequence is MSSRYTPSEMAQALGAGLLSFPVTHFDADLAFDESAYRSNLDWLSSHPAAGLFAAGGTGELFSLTLDEVNRAVRAAVTQTAGRMPVIAPAGYGTAIAMEMAQAAERNDADGILLFPPYLTECDADGVADHVERVCKATRLGVIVYGRANAKLDDVTLARVAERCPNLVGYKDGIGDVDRMTRIYARLGDRLLYVGGLPTAETFALPYLEMGVTTYSSAIFNFLPEWALAFYAAVRARDHASIYRELNDFVLPYTVLRNRRAGYAVSIVKAGMRAVGRPAGPVRTPLADLSEDEFAQLKHLIGGRR, encoded by the coding sequence ATGAGCAGCAGATACACCCCGTCCGAAATGGCCCAGGCGCTTGGCGCCGGGTTGCTGTCGTTTCCGGTGACCCATTTCGATGCCGACCTGGCCTTTGACGAATCCGCCTACCGCAGCAATCTGGACTGGCTGTCCTCGCACCCGGCCGCCGGGCTGTTTGCCGCCGGCGGCACCGGCGAGCTGTTTTCGCTGACCTTGGACGAAGTGAACCGCGCCGTTCGCGCGGCGGTGACCCAGACCGCCGGCCGCATGCCGGTCATCGCACCGGCCGGCTATGGCACCGCGATCGCCATGGAGATGGCGCAGGCCGCCGAGCGCAACGACGCCGACGGCATCCTGCTGTTTCCGCCGTACCTCACCGAGTGCGATGCCGATGGTGTGGCCGATCATGTCGAGCGCGTCTGCAAGGCGACCAGGCTGGGCGTGATCGTCTACGGCCGCGCCAACGCCAAGCTCGACGATGTGACCCTGGCGCGTGTCGCCGAGCGTTGCCCCAACCTGGTGGGCTACAAGGACGGCATCGGCGATGTGGATCGCATGACCCGCATCTACGCACGCCTGGGCGACCGATTGCTCTACGTGGGCGGACTGCCCACCGCCGAAACCTTCGCGCTGCCGTATCTGGAAATGGGCGTGACCACGTATTCGTCGGCCATCTTCAATTTCCTGCCCGAGTGGGCGTTGGCGTTCTATGCGGCGGTGCGCGCGCGCGACCACGCCAGCATCTACCGCGAGCTCAACGACTTCGTGTTGCCGTACACCGTGCTGCGCAATCGCCGCGCCGGTTATGCGGTGTCGATCGTCAAGGCCGGCATGCGCGCGGTCGGCCGCCCGGCCGGTCCGGTCCGCACGCCGCTGGCCGACCTCAGCGAGGACGAATTCGCCCAGCTCAAACACCTGATCGGAGGACGTCGCTGA
- a CDS encoding MFS transporter → MMAIDSKTVASTTVPRRRYLILLMLFVVTTINYADRATLSIAGSAVQDALGIDALQMGFIFSAFGWAYVAGQIPGGWLLDRFGSRRVYGLSLLIWSLFTALQGFIDWVPVTWAVTTLFVLRFLVGIAEAPSFPGNSRIVAAWFPTAERGLAASIFNSAQYFATVAFAPLMGWLVHAWGWEHVFLVMGGVGVLLALLWRKTIYAPREHPRLSAQELDYIQRNGALVDMEQGNKPGSQPKGTQWHYAKQLLCNRMLLGVYIGQYCITTLTYFFLTWFPVYLVKERGMSILEAGFVASLPAVCGFIGGVLGGYVSDRMVRRGYSLTVSRKTPIVVGMLMSVTMIGCNYVQAEWMVVGLMALAFFGKGIGALGWAVVADTSPKEIAGLSGGLFNTFGNIAGITTPIVIGYIVSTTGTFEWALVFVGLNALLAVVSYLVVVGEIKRVELKAPPGGPSMPVPAPL, encoded by the coding sequence ATGATGGCTATCGATTCAAAAACAGTCGCTTCAACGACGGTTCCGCGCAGGCGCTACCTGATCTTGCTGATGCTGTTCGTGGTGACCACGATCAACTATGCCGATCGCGCCACCTTGTCCATCGCCGGCTCCGCGGTCCAGGATGCGCTGGGCATCGACGCGCTGCAGATGGGCTTCATCTTTTCTGCGTTCGGGTGGGCCTATGTGGCCGGGCAGATTCCCGGTGGCTGGTTGCTCGATCGCTTCGGCTCGCGGCGCGTGTACGGCCTGTCGCTGCTGATCTGGTCGTTGTTCACCGCCCTGCAGGGCTTTATCGACTGGGTGCCGGTGACCTGGGCGGTCACCACGCTGTTCGTGCTGCGCTTTCTGGTCGGCATTGCCGAAGCGCCGTCGTTTCCGGGCAATAGCCGCATCGTGGCGGCCTGGTTTCCCACCGCCGAGCGTGGCCTGGCTGCGTCGATCTTCAATTCCGCGCAGTATTTCGCCACGGTGGCGTTTGCGCCGCTGATGGGCTGGCTGGTGCATGCCTGGGGCTGGGAGCATGTGTTTCTGGTGATGGGCGGCGTGGGCGTGCTGCTGGCGCTGCTGTGGCGCAAGACCATCTATGCCCCGCGCGAACACCCCCGCCTGAGCGCGCAGGAACTGGACTACATCCAGCGCAACGGCGCGCTGGTGGACATGGAGCAGGGCAACAAGCCGGGCAGTCAGCCCAAGGGCACGCAGTGGCATTACGCCAAGCAGCTGTTGTGCAACCGCATGTTGCTGGGTGTGTACATCGGCCAGTACTGCATTACCACGTTGACGTATTTCTTCCTGACCTGGTTTCCCGTGTACCTGGTCAAGGAGCGCGGCATGTCGATCCTGGAGGCCGGCTTTGTGGCGTCGTTGCCGGCGGTGTGCGGCTTCATCGGCGGCGTGCTGGGTGGCTATGTGTCCGACCGCATGGTGCGGCGTGGCTACTCGCTCACCGTCTCGCGCAAGACGCCGATCGTTGTCGGCATGTTGATGTCGGTGACGATGATCGGCTGCAACTATGTGCAGGCCGAATGGATGGTGGTCGGGCTGATGGCGCTGGCCTTCTTCGGCAAGGGCATCGGCGCACTCGGCTGGGCGGTGGTGGCCGATACCTCGCCCAAGGAAATCGCCGGCCTGTCCGGTGGCCTGTTCAATACCTTCGGCAACATCGCCGGCATCACCACGCCGATCGTCATCGGCTACATCGTGTCCACCACCGGCACCTTCGAATGGGCGCTGGTGTTCGTCGGGCTCAATGCCTTGCTGGCGGTGGTGTCCTATCTGGTGGTGGTGGGCGAAATCAAGCGCGTGGAACTCAAGGCGCCGCCCGGCGGCCCGTCCATGCCCGTGCCCGCACCGCTGTGA